In Deltaproteobacteria bacterium, the following are encoded in one genomic region:
- a CDS encoding tetratricopeptide repeat protein, giving the protein MNEQLSAQPDIFVSYNSQDLAIAERLWERLVAAGFGPEKIWFDRIRLQPGFNWYEKIKAGCENSRVILPVLTPRWKQSQWTKFETYSHDRVVPLLFEGQLIVNKADGKPDWNASVATPPLARFQAHTIDLRDHPDQQWSRLLDAIRVLLEQPPAVRKEEGDFLQYPPPSIFVGREDKLNEIHEKLFQLPTADLTQGRIQVVSGTGGMGKTTLARVYPEKFWRLYQGMFWVDCRQDIVTQFARIFDALFPDRASQPQDDNFKAPQALDELKQRRPHRRLLILDDAESYDAIKAWLPKTGNCHTIITTRYAIWPEALAKATVDVLDPEPSRELLLRTADRSWDDSSATERTSCDHLADRLGYLPLALKQAAAYVHAQQDPSFGFRDYLHLYEQAEAYYLQQHTFGETDYPKSVYATWRTTIEKLSGQAQAILRLAAFMADTPIPNDVFSKATDIVQERADPLGGAAPGPTAAPGHAEVPPEGQFRKWRAELLSYSMMSASADGALSVHGLVQAVERDTTPDDQRPRWIEQAMTCLTRLTWSDQLRYEEWALWFKLLPHAQTLCNRAEKDSRVQQNAELLYDLGEVLYNRGQYAMAVECAKRAYDVFRTTKGEDEPFTLAAGHNFGGFLMMYGRYAEAEPILRNVVSARERVLGQDHKYTLRSVYTLATLLNDKGEYTEAELLCRRALEAQERVLGPEHPDTLSNVNTLANLLMRKEEYTEAELLYRRALEARERVLGSDHPDTLSNVHNLASLLNSNGKYTEAEPLYRRAFEAQERVLGSEHPDTLTTVSNLAFLLDSKGEYAEAELLYRRALEAQERVLGSEHPDTLASVNNLAVLLKSKGEYTEAEPLYRRALEAQERVLGSEHPDTLASVNNLAVFLQNKGEYTEAEPLYRRALEVRERVLGPEHPNTLSTVTNLASLLDRKGEYAEAEPLFRRTLQAKEGTPQAEHPQFALDLNNFALLLRKLKRFDEAAGFLRQAIELEERLLPAEHPNRAHRRNNLAIVLMLAGQFEAAARANAEAWHLKATVSQGGHDMTSARILFVRIALYCLTGSDAAICLGQLRSLLQQPDLPCYGGIQAIWQIEDVIADLREKLASDQAELLAALVAALNDRERVGDLDRFPMWRDHAAVPLDQPWAELPA; this is encoded by the coding sequence GTCAACAAGGCCGACGGCAAGCCCGATTGGAATGCCAGTGTTGCGACGCCGCCTCTGGCGCGGTTTCAGGCTCACACCATCGATCTGCGCGACCATCCCGACCAGCAGTGGTCGCGGCTGCTTGACGCCATCCGGGTCTTGCTTGAGCAGCCACCTGCTGTTCGCAAAGAGGAAGGTGACTTCCTCCAGTATCCTCCGCCGAGCATCTTTGTGGGCCGAGAAGACAAGCTCAACGAGATCCATGAGAAGCTCTTCCAGCTGCCGACGGCTGACTTGACGCAAGGACGTATTCAGGTCGTCTCGGGTACGGGTGGCATGGGCAAGACCACACTTGCACGCGTATACCCTGAGAAGTTCTGGCGTCTGTACCAGGGGATGTTCTGGGTCGATTGTCGTCAAGACATCGTGACGCAGTTCGCGCGGATCTTCGACGCCCTCTTTCCGGATCGGGCCTCTCAGCCACAGGACGACAATTTCAAAGCCCCGCAAGCTCTGGACGAGCTCAAGCAACGCCGCCCGCACCGTCGCCTGCTGATACTCGACGATGCCGAGAGCTATGACGCCATCAAGGCCTGGCTACCGAAAACGGGCAATTGCCACACGATTATCACGACACGCTACGCCATCTGGCCGGAGGCGCTGGCGAAGGCGACGGTGGATGTGCTTGATCCAGAACCGTCTCGCGAGCTGCTGCTACGCACGGCCGATCGAAGCTGGGACGACTCGAGCGCTACGGAACGCACGAGCTGCGATCATCTTGCCGATCGCTTGGGATACCTGCCGCTGGCCCTGAAACAAGCCGCCGCTTATGTGCACGCCCAACAGGACCCTTCTTTCGGCTTCCGCGATTACCTGCACCTATACGAGCAGGCGGAGGCGTACTATCTCCAACAGCACACGTTTGGCGAGACCGATTACCCTAAGTCGGTCTACGCGACCTGGCGCACGACCATCGAAAAGCTCTCCGGGCAGGCACAGGCGATCCTGCGCCTTGCCGCGTTCATGGCGGACACCCCTATCCCGAACGACGTGTTCAGCAAAGCCACTGATATCGTGCAGGAACGTGCTGACCCCCTGGGTGGGGCGGCCCCCGGCCCGACGGCAGCGCCAGGACACGCCGAGGTACCTCCGGAAGGTCAATTCAGGAAATGGCGCGCGGAGCTTCTCTCATACTCGATGATGTCGGCGAGTGCTGACGGTGCCTTGTCCGTACATGGCCTGGTTCAGGCGGTCGAGCGAGATACAACTCCGGACGACCAGCGGCCCCGTTGGATCGAGCAAGCCATGACCTGTCTCACGCGCCTTACTTGGTCTGACCAACTCCGGTACGAGGAATGGGCCTTGTGGTTCAAGCTGTTGCCACATGCACAGACGTTGTGTAATCGAGCTGAAAAAGATTCACGTGTTCAACAGAATGCAGAATTGCTCTATGACCTTGGCGAGGTGCTGTACAACCGAGGACAGTATGCCATGGCGGTCGAGTGCGCGAAACGCGCTTATGACGTTTTCCGCACAACGAAAGGCGAGGATGAGCCATTCACGCTAGCGGCCGGGCACAACTTTGGCGGGTTTTTGATGATGTATGGTCGATATGCAGAAGCCGAGCCAATTCTCCGGAATGTAGTGTCAGCACGAGAGCGCGTGCTGGGCCAGGACCACAAGTATACGCTCCGCAGCGTATACACCCTCGCGACCCTTCTCAACGACAAGGGGGAGTACACCGAGGCCGAGCTCCTTTGCCGCCGCGCTCTTGAAGCCCAGGAGCGAGTGCTCGGCCCTGAGCATCCCGACACACTCAGCAACGTCAACACCCTCGCGAACCTCCTCATGAGGAAGGAGGAGTACACCGAGGCCGAGCTCCTCTACCGTCGTGCCCTTGAGGCCCGCGAGCGCGTGCTAGGCTCCGACCATCCCGACACGCTCAGCAACGTCCACAACCTCGCGAGTCTGCTCAATAGCAATGGGAAGTACACCGAGGCCGAGCCGCTCTACCGTCGTGCCTTCGAGGCCCAAGAACGGGTGCTCGGCTCCGAGCATCCCGACACGCTCACCACCGTCAGCAACCTTGCGTTCCTGCTCGATAGCAAAGGGGAGTACGCCGAGGCCGAGCTCCTTTACCGCCGCGCTCTTGAAGCCCAGGAGCGGGTGCTCGGCTCCGAGCATCCCGATACGCTCGCCAGCGTCAACAACCTTGCGGTCCTCCTCAAGAGCAAGGGGGAGTACACCGAGGCCGAGCCGCTCTACCGTCGTGCCCTCGAGGCCCAAGAACGGGTGCTCGGCTCCGAGCATCCCGATACGCTCGCCAGCGTCAACAACCTTGCGGTCTTTCTGCAAAACAAGGGGGAGTACACGGAGGCCGAGCCGCTCTACCGTCGTGCCCTCGAGGTACGCGAGCGGGTGCTCGGCCCTGAGCATCCCAACACGCTCAGCACCGTCACCAACCTCGCGAGCCTCCTCGATAGGAAGGGAGAGTACGCGGAGGCCGAGCCGCTCTTCCGTCGCACACTCCAAGCGAAAGAGGGCACGCCTCAGGCGGAGCACCCGCAGTTCGCGCTCGATCTGAACAACTTCGCGTTGCTGCTGCGCAAGCTGAAGCGCTTCGACGAAGCGGCAGGCTTCCTCCGGCAAGCCATCGAGCTTGAAGAGCGGCTGCTGCCGGCCGAACATCCCAATCGCGCGCACAGGAGGAACAACTTGGCCATCGTGCTCATGCTCGCAGGCCAATTCGAAGCCGCAGCCAGAGCCAACGCCGAGGCTTGGCATCTCAAGGCTACGGTGAGCCAGGGCGGCCACGATATGACGAGTGCACGGATCCTGTTCGTCCGTATCGCACTGTATTGCCTGACCGGCTCGGACGCCGCCATATGCTTAGGCCAACTCCGCTCGCTTTTGCAGCAGCCCGATTTGCCGTGCTACGGCGGCATCCAAGCAATTTGGCAGATTGAGGATGTAATCGCTGACCTTCGCGAGAAGCTTGCCTCGGATCAGGCGGAGCTTCTCGCCGCCCTGGTGGCGGCCCTGAACGATCGTGAGCGGGTGGGCGACCTGGATCGCTTTCCCATGTGGCGCGATCACGCGGCCGTGCCACTCGATCAACCGTGGGCCGAGCTGCCGGCGTAG